The Chitinophaga caeni genome segment AATACTATGGCTAACCAGGTGAATATTTCCATGTTGCCTAATAAGAAGCTTTGTGTACGGATCGAAGCATCGAGCTGTTTATAAGCCAACTGTCCCGCGGCGCCGGAACTGTACCCCTTCGAAATGAATGTAGCCGTTAATGTGCTGAGCCGCTCTTCTGCCAAGGGGTTGGTTGCCGTAATATTACGCGATAGGGAAATGTAATGCGAGCGTTGTAAGAAAACCTGCGCATTATGGATCAGGCAAAAACCGAGGGAAGTAGCCCAAAAGCGTGTCGAAGCCCCGGCCCGGGAACCAAAAATTGCCAGGTGAGACGGCGCTTGTGCCAATATAAACATGATTAGGGGCGTGAATATCAGTCCCACGCTAAGGCCTTGCAGGTAGTATGGCAACGCGATTTCCCCGATGCCAACTTCCAGTTTGAACAGGAAGCGGAACCAATAAAGGTATATAGCCATGATGCCGAAAGAAGCGGCAAAGATATATTTTACGGGAAATTTTCTTATTAATAGGGTAGCTGCGATGATGACCCCCGTGGCGCTGCCAGCGGCATTGATCCATTGTATTTTGGCAAGGTAAAGTTGTTCCCAATGCCAAACCTGCACCATCGTAGCGTGACAAACATTCAGGGTTGCCCGGCCAATATATAAAATGATGAATAGTAATAAGCCCGATCTCAGGTTTGCGCTTTTCAAGATGTCCAGGTTAAACAAGGGCCGTTTACTGGTTTTTTGCCTGGTGATGAATAACCCGCTGAAAATAATAAATATGGTAATTCCCAAGCGGATGTCCCAGGCGTTTAACCAATATCTTTTTTCACCGTAAACCAGTACATACGTGCCTGCTACCAATAGCGCTACCAGGATTATATAACCGGCAAAATCAACTTGGTATAATGGTAATTTCCGCTCTAATCGCTTATTGTTAAAAAGTAAGATAATGATGGCTAAACCTATGATCTGAACACCGATCGCGCCGTAAATCATGTACCTCCAGTCCCATTGATCTAAAGTAAAACCTACGAGGAAATTGATGATAGCGGGAGAGCATAAGAGCACGCAATAGAAGAATGAATAAACAATCACGCGGCCAAACTTAGAGGGGAAGCGGGTAAATAAAAGTTGTATCATGACGCCGCCTGGTAATGCCATGATAAACCCATCGATCATTCTTAGCACAACAAACATTGTCATGTTTTTAACGAAGGCGCTTGCAAATAATACGACGATCGTTAATAAGTTAATGCCGATTAAATAATTCCTGGCGGCAAAGAACCTGGCAAAACGTTGTTCGATCAACATCGTGGCTATCAAGGTGCCGTATGTTAATGACATCGTAAATTGCATGTCTTCCGGTTCTATTCCGAGGTAACTGGCAGTATAGGTCGAGTTGGAATTATACAAACCCAACAGCAGCATGGCTGGTAAAATGCAAAATATCAAACCAGCTTTAATAGCCCATCCGGGCAGCCATTCCCTGAATATAGAACCTGTTTTTATCATCGCTTACTCCTTATCTTTTACTGTTACCACGGCATTCATTCCCGCCCTTAAATATTGTTGTAGGCTATCTTGTCCTGCCAGCTCAATCCTGACGGGGATCCGTTGTTCGATTTTTACGAAATTACCGGTAGCATTGTCGGGTGGTAATAACGAAAACATAGCGCCGCTCGCCGGTGATAAACTGCCGATCTTCCCTTGGAATACATGGGATCCGAAAGCATCCACCTTGATTTTAACGGCTTGTCCCTCGTGTAAATGTTGAATTTGTGTTTCTTTGAAATTGGCGGTGATCCATTTTTCGTCACTTACCATCGCAACCAAGGTTTGTCCTTCACGCAGCAGTTGGCCGGGTTGAATGGTACGTTTACCCACGTAACCATCGAAAGGAGCGGTGATCACCGTATAAGAAAGGTAGAGTGCGGCATTGTTTTTGGCTGCTTCCCGCGCTTTGACCAAGGCGGTTGCCGTGGGAATGCGCGAGGCGGCTTCGTTGCTGCCGATTTCCGTGCTGGTAATACTGTTTTCAATTTCCTTTAAATGCGCTTGCGCCGATACGTATGCTGTTTTAGCTTGTTCGAATTGTTGCTCCGTTACAGCTTCGTCCTTCAATAAATTTTGAAAACGTTTATAATCTTGCCCGGCTTTCCAGGCTTGTGCTTCGGCTGCTTCCAATTGTGCTTTTCGCACGGGGATGTTACTGGCTGAAGCGGCAGCGCCTTCCTGCAATACGTGGATGTTCATCTTGGCATTTTCAAGGTCGGCCTCCGCCATGGCTAGTTTTGCTTTATATTCTCGGTCGTCGATAATAACCAGTGTATCGCCGGCGTGAACAAACTGGTGTTCCCGGAACTTTATTTCCTTGATATAACCATTTACCCTACTGGCAACCGGTGTGATATATTGATCTACCTGTGCATCATTTGTTTGTTCATGGTTACGGTAATAGATATAAAACCATATACCTGTTACTAAACCGGCAAGCACTATAATACTTGCTAGGATCACAGCAATAGCGTTCGTGATCTTTGCAAGTAAATTTTTCGATGTTTTTATATTGTTCATAATATTAATAGCTCAATTGTAGTATGATTTAAAGAGAACCGGTGATGTATTGCAATTCATACCATTTTTTCTGCGTTTCGATCCTGGTGGATGAAGCATTGAATTGCGCGGCGAGTAATTCGTTATCCGCATCGATCATATCGGTAATTAAAGCCAGTTGGTTCAAATATTTTTGTTTTACGATCCTGTAATTTTCTGTCGCCTGCCGGATAGCATGCTCCGTGATATCAATCTTGTCAATATATTCATTGTACTTGGTGACCGCCGTATGGACTTGTTGCGAAACTTGTTCCTTGGCAATTTCTATCCGTAAATCCTGCAAGCTGAGTTCTTGCGCTGCCATTTTTACTTTTTTCTTATTGGTAAATAATTTTGTAATGCTAAAGTTGATATCAACCCCGGCCATACCAAGATGGTACCAGTTCGGATCGGGTGGGAAGAAGTAATAATTAGGGTAATTTAACCCGTATGAACCAACGAGATCAACGGTGGGTAATATATTACCTTTAATGATCTTCCTTTCTGTTTCCAGGATACTTTTTTCCTGTTTCAATATTTTGATATCATCTTGTTGCCCGTATGATAACTGCAAATTTTTATTAACGGATGCCCTGCTAAAAGCTGCTTTCACCAAGCCCGGCGTATCAATAGTAACGGCTGTATTTTCATCCAGCTCCAGCCAAAGTTGCAATTGGTGTAAACTGATTTCAATATCATTTTTTACCGATAGTAAATTCATCTGCTGCTCAGACAATTGAAGTTGTGCCCTCAATATTTCATTCTTCGTAACCAGGCCGTTGTTCTTCAATGATTTAACCTGTTCCAACCGGGTTTGTTCTTCCTTGATATGTTCTTCTACCAAGCGTTGCATTTCCATGAGTTTATAAATGTCCAAGTATAGTTCATGGATTTGTAGGCGTACTTGTCTTTCTGTTTGCGCTGTTTTCAGAACGGATAAATCCACTTCTTGGGCGCCTTTCTTGATCATCTGTTGAATTTTGCCACCCTTGTAAATGGGAAGTTTGGCTTCCATCGTAAAATCAACTTTATCATGGATCGTTTTATAGGTTACCGGGTCTTTTAAACCCCGGTCGTATTGAACCAGGTTGCCCAGGCGCATGTAGTTGCCATGGAATCCGACCTCCGGTACTTTTTCATCCGCAAGCTGCCCCGCCTTTGTTTTAGCGATGCCGGTTTGCAACCGGGCATTACGGATATGTTTGTTAATATCCATGCTTAATGAAATGGCTTCCTGCACGGAAATATGTTTTACAGGCGCTTGTGCTTTTACAGTAGAATGTATGATGCACAACGCGAACAAGTAAATGATTTTGTTAATATAAAATATGCTTTTGCCCATGTTTACTATTCCTCCTTATTGTACCCCGGCTTTTCCCAACATGACAATACAAGTTCATATCCATGAATCGATACATGAATGATGAAAAAAGATGTAATATGTTAGCGTATTAAGTTGAGATCAGTGAAATTTGGGATGGGTTGTCATCCTTTTGGGGACCCTTGAATTTCTAATGCAAAATTACGGAATGTTGGAAAGGTATAATTATTTAAATTTGACAATCATTTATTCATTTCTGCCATGTTGAGAGCGCCCGATTATTTGTTGGAAGTTGACATGAATCCTACCGATGTTTATTGCAGCCACAGCCGCATGCAGGAAATTCATTTACCTACCCATAAGCATCTGAAAGGCCAATTTTTGTATACTGAAGGAGGAATCGTTCACCTGGAAACGGAAGCGAAGACCTATTTTATCCCCGCCCGGCATTTTATGTGGATTCCGCCGGGATTAAACCATAGCATTACGGCAAATAAATCTACGGTCATGCTACGGAATCTTTATTATCCTGTTAGTAAACAAGACCAGGAATTTTACCGTAATATCGGCATTTATCCTGCGAGCGACCTGTTGCTGGAAATGCTTACATATACGAAGCCTTGGAGCGGGCGGCATATTGATAGAAGTGATCCCCGCGATTTTACTTTCATCATGGCTATCAAGGCCATCTTGCCCGATATTAGCAAATACAGTGTACCTTTAGCCTTGCCTTACCCTAAGGATGAACGCTTGTTGGAAGTGATTCGCTATATGTACCGGCATATCGATGACCCTTTGCAATTACCTGCCCTGGCGAAGCAATTCGGGTTTAGCGAGCGTTCGTTATCGCGGCTCTTCCAGCAGGATGTCGGGATGTCTTTCTTACAATTTTTTAAAATTCAAAGGTTGTTGAGGGCCTTGGAATTGCTTTTAGATGGGAAATATGCCATCAGCGAGATTGCCATGATGGTCGGATATTCAAGTTTGCCTACTTTTAGTAATACATTTAACAGCATCCTGGGTGTCAGGCCCACTGAATATGTAAAATTGAGGGGAGTACGTAATAATAAAGACGGTACACCGAAAGCTCGCTAATTTTATTTTAACTTGCTGATCGATATGAAAACAGAAAACAAAGCATTGGGATACTCGTTCGAAAGATTATTGACAATTATGGAAGATCTCAGGGAGAAATGTCCATGGGATCGTAAGCAGACGATACAGTCACTCCGGCAATTGACAATTGAGGAGCTATACGAATTGGTAGATGGGATAACGGTAGAGGATTGGCCGGGGATCAAGGAAGAGTTGGGGGACATCCTGTTACATATCGTTTTTTATGCCAAGATAGCTTCCGAACAATCACAATTTAATATAGATGATGTAATAAATGCCGTTTGTGATAAACTGGTGGCCCGCCACCCCCATATTTACGGTGATGTGAAATTGGAAGATGCGGAACAGGTAAAACAGAATTGGGAAAAGCTGAAACTGAAGGAAGGAAAGAAAAGTGTCCTTTCCGGCGTACCGAAATCATTGCCGGCGCTAGTGAAGGCAATGCGCTTGCAAGAAAAGGCCAAGCAGGTCGGCTTTGAATGGGAACATACGCACCAGGTTTGGGATAAAGTGCAGGAAGAACTGGCGGAGCTCCAATCCGCGGTTGCCCAAGGGGACCAGGATGCCATGGAAGATGAGTTTGGGGATGTAATGTTTGCATTGGTGAATTATTCCCGCTTTCTAGGGGTAGATGCCGAGAACGCATTGGAAAGAACCAATAAAAAATTCATTTCCCGCTTTCAAAAGATTGAAGATATGGCAAGGGAAAAGGGACTCAGCCTGTCTTCCCTTGATCTCGCCGCTATGGACGAACTTTGGAACGAGGTAAAGCGCCGTGAAAAGGCGGGCGAAAAATAGGCATATTCTTTGTGCCCTAGCGAGATACCCTTTTCATGATCCCTGTAAAATTTTCAAACACTGATAGAAATCAAGGAAATACGGCTTTTTATTTTTAGAAATGGCTACCTGCTGATTATCGCGGCATGGTTATTCACCATCGCGTTCGGGTTTAATAACTATTGGACGTATTACTCTTCGCCGCAGGGAGTTAAAAGAAGCATTGAAAAAGGAATCCAGGAGCAGGAAACCAAGTTCCAGGAGATAGCTTCAGATACCATCTTGATGCAACAGCTATTGCAAAGGAAATATTCTGAAAGCGAATTAAAATCATTATACCAGCGGGATATTTATGTATATACTTACGATGTTAGCGAGGAAGGTAACCGCTTAACTTTCTGGAGTACCAACAGTATCGTTCCCGATGATTGGGCCAAGAGGCCAAAAGTTGGTACCTATTTTAAAAAGCTCAACAATGGTTTTTACGTAGAGCTATCCAAGCAGATTGGACATGAAGATGGGCATACGCAATTTTTAGTGGGTTTGATCCCGGTAAAGTTTGAATATTCTATTAACAATAATTATTTAGCGAATACTTTTTATAAGAAGCCGGCTATCAGCGATTCTTATTCTATCCATGACGGCCCGCCGGGCATGCCGGTTTATAGTAAAAACAATGATGTATTATTTTACCTATACTATAATCCCACCACGCTATATAATACCCCCAGCTTAGCAAGTATTATCTTGATTTCGTTGGGCTGTATCTGCATCCTGGTGTTTATCAACCTCGTGGGAAGTTTCTTAGCTAAGCGTTTTAATCCTTTATGGGGCTTCTTGCTATTGCTGGTAGTCGTCATCAGCTTCAGGGTAATTACCTATTTATACCCTTTCCCGTTCGATTGGAGGGCGCTAAATTTGTTCTCGCCTACGATCTATGCCCGCGATGATGTTTTTAGATCACTGGGGGACCTATTATTAAATGTGTTGCTTGTAACCTGGCTCGTGCTCTTCTTCAGGCAGCATGTCCGAACGATTAAACCGCCTGTATTGAAGAAGAAATGGCAATTGTGGTCGGTAATCGTATTGTCGGGATTCATGATGTACGTGGTAGGACAGTTTCTCTCTGACCTGATGCGTAGCTTGGTGATTGACTCCCGTATTTCTTTTGCAGTAACGGATTTTTTGAGCCTTACTGAATACAGCGTAATCGGTACGATTGTCGTAGGTTTTAT includes the following:
- a CDS encoding MFS transporter produces the protein MIKTGSIFREWLPGWAIKAGLIFCILPAMLLLGLYNSNSTYTASYLGIEPEDMQFTMSLTYGTLIATMLIEQRFARFFAARNYLIGINLLTIVVLFASAFVKNMTMFVVLRMIDGFIMALPGGVMIQLLFTRFPSKFGRVIVYSFFYCVLLCSPAIINFLVGFTLDQWDWRYMIYGAIGVQIIGLAIIILLFNNKRLERKLPLYQVDFAGYIILVALLVAGTYVLVYGEKRYWLNAWDIRLGITIFIIFSGLFITRQKTSKRPLFNLDILKSANLRSGLLLFIILYIGRATLNVCHATMVQVWHWEQLYLAKIQWINAAGSATGVIIAATLLIRKFPVKYIFAASFGIMAIYLYWFRFLFKLEVGIGEIALPYYLQGLSVGLIFTPLIMFILAQAPSHLAIFGSRAGASTRFWATSLGFCLIHNAQVFLQRSHYISLSRNITATNPLAEERLSTLTATFISKGYSSGAAGQLAYKQLDASIRTQSFLLGNMEIFTWLAIVFIIFMILILLNKHLQQTYNLFRNRVFGY
- a CDS encoding AraC family transcriptional regulator yields the protein MLRAPDYLLEVDMNPTDVYCSHSRMQEIHLPTHKHLKGQFLYTEGGIVHLETEAKTYFIPARHFMWIPPGLNHSITANKSTVMLRNLYYPVSKQDQEFYRNIGIYPASDLLLEMLTYTKPWSGRHIDRSDPRDFTFIMAIKAILPDISKYSVPLALPYPKDERLLEVIRYMYRHIDDPLQLPALAKQFGFSERSLSRLFQQDVGMSFLQFFKIQRLLRALELLLDGKYAISEIAMMVGYSSLPTFSNTFNSILGVRPTEYVKLRGVRNNKDGTPKAR
- the mazG gene encoding nucleoside triphosphate pyrophosphohydrolase, whose product is MKTENKALGYSFERLLTIMEDLREKCPWDRKQTIQSLRQLTIEELYELVDGITVEDWPGIKEELGDILLHIVFYAKIASEQSQFNIDDVINAVCDKLVARHPHIYGDVKLEDAEQVKQNWEKLKLKEGKKSVLSGVPKSLPALVKAMRLQEKAKQVGFEWEHTHQVWDKVQEELAELQSAVAQGDQDAMEDEFGDVMFALVNYSRFLGVDAENALERTNKKFISRFQKIEDMAREKGLSLSSLDLAAMDELWNEVKRREKAGEK
- a CDS encoding TolC family protein is translated as MGKSIFYINKIIYLFALCIIHSTVKAQAPVKHISVQEAISLSMDINKHIRNARLQTGIAKTKAGQLADEKVPEVGFHGNYMRLGNLVQYDRGLKDPVTYKTIHDKVDFTMEAKLPIYKGGKIQQMIKKGAQEVDLSVLKTAQTERQVRLQIHELYLDIYKLMEMQRLVEEHIKEEQTRLEQVKSLKNNGLVTKNEILRAQLQLSEQQMNLLSVKNDIEISLHQLQLWLELDENTAVTIDTPGLVKAAFSRASVNKNLQLSYGQQDDIKILKQEKSILETERKIIKGNILPTVDLVGSYGLNYPNYYFFPPDPNWYHLGMAGVDINFSITKLFTNKKKVKMAAQELSLQDLRIEIAKEQVSQQVHTAVTKYNEYIDKIDITEHAIRQATENYRIVKQKYLNQLALITDMIDADNELLAAQFNASSTRIETQKKWYELQYITGSL
- a CDS encoding HlyD family secretion protein is translated as MNNIKTSKNLLAKITNAIAVILASIIVLAGLVTGIWFYIYYRNHEQTNDAQVDQYITPVASRVNGYIKEIKFREHQFVHAGDTLVIIDDREYKAKLAMAEADLENAKMNIHVLQEGAAASASNIPVRKAQLEAAEAQAWKAGQDYKRFQNLLKDEAVTEQQFEQAKTAYVSAQAHLKEIENSITSTEIGSNEAASRIPTATALVKAREAAKNNAALYLSYTVITAPFDGYVGKRTIQPGQLLREGQTLVAMVSDEKWITANFKETQIQHLHEGQAVKIKVDAFGSHVFQGKIGSLSPASGAMFSLLPPDNATGNFVKIEQRIPVRIELAGQDSLQQYLRAGMNAVVTVKDKE